In a single window of the Synergistaceae bacterium genome:
- a CDS encoding phage portal protein, which produces MRVKNSGYSHYGASRTKPSVSNWYSYSKSPAEDITDNLELLRERSRDLYAGGGPLGRGAIDRIVLNSVGAGLTLNCRISAEALGLSEEQAEEWEENTEREFAFWAESKDCDITRSMNFYELQALCFKSVLLNGDALVMLPMRTTKNFPYDLRIALIERDRLQDPPMRTLDSMIDGGVEFDLDGKPVAYHIANKHPLSELSGLPPLKYVRVPAFGASTGRRNVLHLLPLERIGQHRGVPFLAPVIETLKQLGRYSDAELMAAVIGGIFAIFFEHGVDDDDNSDFVGEESMASDLGLRERRDEELRVWREGLNTIGMDDMYGMIADLPERTRAKSVSPARPNTAFDAFVLSLVRQIGSALGVPAEVLLLNFEASYSASRGALLEAWKLFNYWRTWWVTNFCQPIYEEWLNEAVLRGRVKAPGFLEDPMIRYAYSWADWTGPSQGQLDPVKEVKAAILRVENGFSTRQRETAELTGGDWELNHRQRVKEEKLRREAGFTSTPGDDIKESEGESVEGNSEE; this is translated from the coding sequence TTGCGTGTCAAGAACTCCGGCTACTCACATTACGGAGCAAGCCGAACCAAGCCCAGCGTCTCAAACTGGTATTCCTACTCCAAATCCCCCGCAGAAGACATCACCGACAACCTCGAATTACTCCGAGAACGTTCCCGCGACCTCTACGCAGGAGGCGGCCCTCTAGGACGCGGAGCAATTGACCGCATCGTCCTGAACTCCGTCGGTGCAGGTCTGACTCTTAACTGCAGGATCAGCGCGGAGGCACTCGGACTCTCTGAGGAACAGGCCGAAGAGTGGGAGGAAAACACGGAGCGAGAGTTTGCGTTTTGGGCAGAAAGCAAGGACTGCGACATCACACGGAGCATGAATTTCTACGAGTTGCAGGCCTTGTGCTTCAAGTCCGTGCTACTGAACGGCGACGCTCTGGTGATGCTGCCGATGCGGACGACAAAGAATTTCCCCTACGACCTGAGAATCGCGCTAATTGAGAGAGACAGACTGCAAGACCCGCCCATGAGAACACTTGACAGTATGATTGACGGCGGCGTTGAGTTCGACCTTGACGGCAAGCCAGTAGCCTACCACATCGCGAACAAGCACCCGTTGAGTGAATTGTCAGGACTCCCGCCGCTCAAGTACGTCAGAGTCCCGGCATTCGGAGCAAGTACAGGCCGGAGAAACGTGCTGCACCTTTTGCCGCTTGAACGCATAGGCCAGCACAGAGGAGTCCCCTTTCTTGCGCCGGTCATTGAGACTCTAAAGCAGCTGGGAAGATACAGTGATGCGGAACTTATGGCAGCAGTGATCGGAGGAATCTTTGCGATTTTCTTCGAGCACGGAGTTGATGACGATGACAACTCAGACTTTGTAGGCGAGGAGTCAATGGCCAGTGATTTGGGCTTGCGTGAACGCCGTGATGAAGAGCTCAGGGTGTGGCGCGAAGGCCTGAACACAATCGGCATGGATGACATGTACGGAATGATAGCCGACCTTCCTGAACGTACCCGAGCAAAGTCTGTGTCTCCTGCCCGACCGAACACAGCTTTTGACGCGTTCGTGCTGTCCCTTGTGCGGCAAATTGGCAGTGCTCTGGGAGTTCCCGCAGAAGTGTTGTTGCTGAACTTCGAGGCTTCCTACAGTGCCTCACGCGGTGCGTTACTTGAGGCGTGGAAGCTGTTTAACTACTGGCGCACGTGGTGGGTAACGAATTTCTGTCAGCCGATTTATGAGGAATGGCTCAATGAGGCAGTGCTGAGAGGACGCGTGAAAGCTCCGGGATTTCTGGAAGACCCGATGATTCGCTATGCATATTCATGGGCGGACTGGACCGGGCCGAGTCAGGGACAGCTTGACCCCGTGAAGGAAGTGAAGGCCGCGATTTTGCGCGTGGAAAACGGCTTCAGTACCCGCCAGCGTGAGACAGCAGAGCTTACAGGCGGAGACTGGGAACTGAATCACCGTCAGCGCGTCAAGGAAGAGAAGCTGAGGCGAGAGGCAGGATTCACGTCAACACCAGGCGACGATATAAAGGAGAGTGAAGGCGAAAGTGTGGAAGGTAACAGCGAAGAGTGA
- a CDS encoding phage tail sheath family protein produces the protein MAFRHGVYKSEVPTSLIAPVQTEAGLPVIVGTAPIHLASDEEALSNVNKPQLIHNYKDAVALFGFSRDWEKYTLSEFIYSQFALFAMSPCVLINVLDPAKHKQTISPANFTITDGAANLGQDVILANGVTFDGTTAYTAGVDYSLGYDDEGNAILSVLSGGRLANASSVKVGFTKLNPSAVTSYDIIGGIDASTGDYTGFELVNRVFPKFRLVPGLLGSPKWSEKPEVAAVMRAKAENINGLFTAISVVDIPSDTAGADRYTEAPEWKNRNNYMGTHEITCWPKVKLGDDVFHLSTQLIGLMNKTDSNNEDVPYESPSNKLLQMNSCVVAGGKEVDLGIEEANYLNGQGIVTALNWIGGWRAWGNRTAAYPANTDAKDCFIPIRRMFNWIGNEFILTFWQKVDAPMTPRLIRTIINSYNVRLNGLSARQFILGGRIEFNSTENPTTDLLNGILRFHIYITPPPPAEQIWGIFEFDPDYFDVLFEAVA, from the coding sequence ATGGCATTCAGGCATGGAGTGTACAAGTCGGAAGTCCCAACGTCATTAATCGCGCCCGTGCAGACAGAGGCAGGCTTGCCCGTAATCGTGGGTACAGCTCCGATTCATCTGGCCTCCGACGAGGAAGCATTGAGCAACGTCAACAAGCCCCAGCTCATCCACAACTACAAGGACGCTGTTGCGCTGTTCGGATTCTCGCGCGACTGGGAGAAATACACGCTGAGTGAGTTCATCTATTCACAGTTTGCGCTGTTCGCGATGAGTCCGTGCGTGCTGATTAACGTTCTTGACCCCGCGAAGCACAAGCAGACCATCAGCCCCGCGAACTTCACGATAACCGACGGCGCAGCAAATTTGGGGCAGGACGTTATCCTTGCGAACGGAGTAACTTTCGACGGCACAACCGCATACACAGCAGGGGTAGATTACTCTCTGGGCTATGACGATGAGGGCAATGCGATTCTGTCCGTCCTAAGCGGTGGGAGGTTGGCGAACGCAAGCAGTGTGAAGGTAGGTTTCACGAAGCTCAACCCTTCAGCAGTAACGTCATACGACATAATCGGCGGGATTGACGCGAGCACAGGAGACTACACCGGCTTTGAGCTGGTCAACCGTGTGTTCCCGAAGTTCAGGTTAGTGCCGGGATTATTGGGAAGCCCTAAGTGGTCGGAGAAGCCCGAAGTTGCGGCGGTAATGCGTGCGAAGGCTGAGAACATCAACGGCCTGTTCACTGCAATAAGCGTTGTTGACATTCCGAGCGACACAGCCGGAGCGGACAGATACACGGAAGCTCCCGAGTGGAAGAACCGCAACAACTACATGGGCACGCACGAGATAACCTGCTGGCCGAAGGTTAAGCTCGGTGATGACGTGTTCCACCTGTCGACACAGTTAATCGGCCTCATGAACAAGACGGACTCCAACAACGAGGACGTGCCTTACGAGTCGCCGTCGAACAAGCTCCTGCAGATGAACTCCTGCGTAGTTGCTGGCGGCAAAGAAGTCGACTTAGGCATTGAGGAGGCCAATTACCTCAACGGTCAGGGCATTGTTACAGCCCTAAACTGGATCGGAGGCTGGCGCGCGTGGGGCAACAGGACGGCGGCTTATCCCGCAAACACCGACGCTAAGGACTGCTTCATCCCCATCCGGCGAATGTTCAACTGGATAGGCAACGAATTTATCCTCACGTTTTGGCAGAAAGTCGATGCTCCGATGACACCGCGACTAATCCGCACAATCATCAACAGTTACAACGTAAGGCTGAACGGGTTATCCGCGCGGCAGTTCATCTTGGGCGGGCGCATCGAGTTCAACAGCACCGAGAACCCTACGACGGACTTGCTCAACGGCATTCTGAGATTTCACATATACATCACGCCGCCTCCGCCAGCCGAACAAATCTGGGGCATCTTCGAGTTCGACCCTGATTATTTCGACGTACTGTTTGAGGCCGTTGCGTAA
- a CDS encoding Clp protease ClpP produces MWKVTAKSESSAEILLYDEISDFTDEEWGVVNAKGLINSIKALGDVKDITLRINSVGGDVFEAQAMYSYLKNHPANITVRVDGLAASAASVVAMAGNKVIMPANALMMIHNPAGGVWGEAEDMRDTAEILDKIRDTIANVYVAKTGLDREKVISMMDSETWMTATEAHELKFCDEVAEAVEITAKAVKAGTIFCNGFGFSRVDEFLSAKLPKNAVKINILPQQKEEQKEAKTEMDIKNAAELEQAYPEFLGEIKNSADTAGYARGVQTERERLRALDSLNAPGREAIIARAKYDDPKDARDIAIEILQATNAQTHLTALHQDASVVNGALPPEHTTPESKADEEAAIKAVADELNRMRGFK; encoded by the coding sequence GTGTGGAAGGTAACAGCGAAGAGTGAGAGCAGTGCTGAGATACTGCTTTACGACGAAATCTCTGACTTCACGGATGAGGAATGGGGCGTTGTGAACGCGAAGGGTTTAATCAACAGCATTAAGGCACTCGGAGACGTGAAAGATATAACGCTGAGGATTAATAGTGTCGGCGGTGACGTGTTCGAGGCACAGGCAATGTACAGCTACCTGAAGAATCACCCCGCGAACATCACAGTGAGGGTTGACGGACTTGCGGCAAGTGCGGCGAGTGTTGTTGCTATGGCTGGCAACAAGGTAATTATGCCCGCGAACGCGCTGATGATGATTCACAACCCCGCCGGAGGAGTTTGGGGCGAAGCAGAGGACATGAGAGACACGGCGGAAATCCTCGATAAAATCCGCGACACAATCGCGAACGTGTACGTAGCGAAGACCGGCCTAGACCGCGAAAAAGTAATCTCAATGATGGATTCCGAGACGTGGATGACGGCAACCGAAGCGCACGAGCTGAAATTCTGTGATGAAGTAGCAGAAGCCGTTGAAATCACTGCAAAGGCTGTAAAAGCTGGAACAATTTTTTGCAATGGTTTCGGTTTCTCTCGCGTGGACGAATTTTTGAGCGCGAAGTTGCCGAAAAATGCCGTCAAAATCAACATTCTGCCCCAGCAGAAGGAAGAACAGAAGGAGGCAAAAACCGAAATGGATATCAAGAACGCAGCAGAACTTGAGCAGGCATACCCCGAATTTCTGGGAGAGATCAAGAACTCCGCAGACACAGCCGGGTACGCTCGCGGGGTACAGACCGAACGCGAGAGGCTCAGAGCCTTAGACAGCCTGAACGCTCCCGGACGCGAGGCAATAATTGCCCGTGCCAAATACGACGACCCGAAAGATGCCCGCGACATAGCTATTGAGATTCTGCAGGCCACAAATGCACAGACACACTTGACGGCACTTCATCAGGATGCCTCAGTAGTGAACGGAGCATTGCCGCCCGAACACACAACGCCTGAGTCAAAAGCTGATGAAGAAGCAGCGATTAAGGCGGTTGCGGATGAACTTAACAGGATGAGGGGGTTCAAGTAA
- a CDS encoding major capsid protein, whose product MRDYYEPKLLLGVIEQTIPLRMFFKNRFFNRSVMFPTEEVSFEFKESKRILAPFVNPRTGSEDIEREEYGVKRYGTPLISPKRTITNDTLMQKLIGEPTYNSGLTPADRAARIAAQDILDLQDTIWRREEYMCARVKQDGKLTIKGKGVSQEVDYGFENIAVLDASDRWTTTFDIMGQLQSIAMEMRKDGVNPDMLILGHDAAKMLLQNERYLKLLDNRRVEIGEIKPGELENGIGYLGRMIVPGAMFDLYTYEEWVPDVNDLDENGEPKLKPIIDPETVIIQNSREKNSMLYGAINTVNRSGQHVTYMREYVPRRWFTEDPPQTFISISSRPLPMPHDLKSWYVLKGVVTGAA is encoded by the coding sequence ATGAGAGACTACTACGAACCCAAACTGTTATTGGGCGTAATCGAGCAGACAATTCCCCTGCGGATGTTCTTCAAGAACAGATTCTTCAACCGTTCAGTGATGTTTCCGACGGAAGAAGTCAGCTTCGAGTTCAAGGAGAGCAAGAGAATCCTCGCACCCTTCGTGAACCCTAGAACTGGCTCTGAGGACATCGAGCGCGAGGAATACGGCGTGAAGAGGTACGGGACTCCGTTAATCTCCCCGAAGCGCACAATCACCAACGACACACTGATGCAGAAGCTCATCGGCGAGCCTACCTACAATTCCGGCCTTACCCCCGCAGACAGGGCGGCAAGAATCGCGGCGCAGGACATCCTCGACCTTCAAGACACAATCTGGAGACGTGAGGAATATATGTGTGCCCGCGTGAAACAGGATGGCAAGCTGACCATCAAGGGCAAAGGAGTGAGTCAGGAGGTAGATTACGGCTTCGAGAATATCGCGGTGCTTGATGCCTCTGACCGCTGGACTACGACGTTCGACATCATGGGGCAGCTGCAGAGCATAGCGATGGAGATGCGCAAGGACGGCGTAAATCCAGACATGCTGATTCTTGGACATGATGCGGCAAAGATGCTCCTGCAGAACGAACGCTACCTGAAACTTTTAGACAACCGGCGCGTTGAGATAGGCGAGATTAAGCCCGGCGAACTCGAAAACGGAATCGGTTATCTCGGACGCATGATAGTTCCCGGCGCAATGTTTGACCTGTACACCTATGAGGAATGGGTGCCTGATGTCAACGACCTTGACGAGAACGGCGAACCGAAGCTCAAGCCCATAATTGACCCCGAGACGGTGATAATCCAGAACTCCCGTGAGAAGAACTCAATGCTTTACGGAGCGATAAACACAGTGAACAGATCAGGCCAGCATGTTACATACATGCGCGAATATGTGCCCCGCAGATGGTTCACGGAAGACCCGCCGCAGACGTTCATCTCGATTAGTTCGCGTCCCTTGCCGATGCCTCATGACCTGAAGTCATGGTACGTGCTGAAGGGCGTAGTAACAGGTGCAGCATGA
- a CDS encoding phage major tail tube protein — translation MSNIIPEKGINFSVYLNGEDLLGIAEGTIPTLESMTSEVKGAGVAGVVESPVVGHFNSTNFSLTWRTVTKDFLKLFAHDTNDLELFSALQWYDAGLGAYKKVQLHVYMKAITKTRTPGNLVVGDLQDTQMEFEVPYMKIELDGKEWIELDKYNYIYKVNGVDELAEVRTALGKS, via the coding sequence ATGAGCAACATAATTCCTGAAAAGGGTATAAATTTCAGCGTCTACCTTAACGGCGAGGACTTGCTGGGAATTGCGGAGGGCACAATCCCCACGCTTGAGTCAATGACGAGCGAAGTCAAGGGCGCAGGTGTTGCAGGAGTAGTTGAGAGTCCAGTAGTGGGGCACTTCAACTCAACGAATTTCTCTCTGACATGGCGCACGGTTACTAAGGACTTCTTGAAACTCTTTGCCCATGATACGAACGACCTAGAGCTGTTCTCAGCATTGCAGTGGTACGACGCGGGACTCGGCGCGTACAAGAAGGTACAGCTTCACGTGTACATGAAGGCCATCACGAAGACCCGCACGCCCGGAAATTTGGTAGTCGGCGACCTGCAGGATACGCAGATGGAGTTCGAAGTGCCGTACATGAAGATAGAGCTTGACGGCAAAGAGTGGATCGAGCTTGACAAATACAACTACATCTACAAGGTGAACGGAGTAGATGAGCTTGCGGAAGTGCGTACGGCATTAGGCAAGAGTTAG
- a CDS encoding phage tail assembly protein encodes MKIKLKKAIKHKGQEIYTLDIPLEDLTGNDLIDVEKQLVQSGEVPIVTDFNRVYLINIAAKAVHMPVEILKEASAKDFTRITNEVRNFLTLSDSDENEEEGIPEKLPATSSGESQSD; translated from the coding sequence ATGAAGATAAAGCTGAAGAAGGCAATCAAGCACAAGGGGCAGGAAATCTACACGCTGGATATTCCCCTTGAAGACCTCACGGGCAACGACTTAATCGACGTGGAGAAACAGTTAGTGCAGTCAGGTGAAGTGCCTATTGTTACGGACTTCAACCGGGTGTACCTGATAAACATAGCGGCAAAGGCAGTACACATGCCCGTAGAAATTCTGAAGGAAGCGAGCGCAAAGGATTTCACGAGGATAACGAACGAGGTGCGAAATTTTTTGACGCTTTCGGACTCCGACGAGAACGAGGAGGAAGGAATCCCGGAGAAGCTCCCCGCAACATCCTCCGGCGAATCGCAGTCCGATTAG
- a CDS encoding phage tail protein, which yields MIQLNISNAMLERAVSNLRSVQSQMPQALARAVNRTTDGLRTDAVKETHKKYFVSAKDVRASISFRKATAGSLMGAMVSKGKRHSLADYQLTPNRPQSGRKAALKGAVKREGGLKPLGPAFLIKRAGGRYFPFYRVGSGSGNRYKGIQSLISPSMPQIIKNEETLRVMEQGAQERFAKRVDHEISLILDALTR from the coding sequence ATGATACAGCTCAACATCTCGAACGCGATGCTCGAACGTGCTGTGTCAAATCTGCGTTCGGTTCAGAGCCAAATGCCTCAAGCCCTAGCCCGTGCAGTGAATCGTACAACAGACGGCCTGAGAACTGACGCGGTCAAGGAGACGCACAAGAAGTATTTTGTGAGTGCGAAGGATGTCCGTGCAAGCATATCGTTCAGGAAGGCAACAGCAGGCAGCTTGATGGGAGCGATGGTGTCGAAAGGCAAGCGTCATTCACTTGCAGACTACCAGCTCACGCCAAATCGTCCGCAGTCCGGCAGGAAAGCCGCGCTGAAGGGTGCAGTGAAGCGTGAGGGAGGGCTAAAGCCATTAGGCCCGGCGTTCCTGATAAAGCGTGCAGGAGGGAGATATTTCCCGTTCTACCGCGTAGGCTCTGGCAGCGGCAACAGGTACAAGGGTATACAGTCCCTAATTTCGCCGTCAATGCCGCAAATCATCAAGAACGAGGAGACCCTCCGCGTGATGGAGCAGGGAGCGCAGGAGCGTTTCGCCAAGCGCGTGGATCATGAGATTTCCCTTATTCTGGACGCACTGACAAGATGA
- a CDS encoding phage tail tape measure protein, whose translation MANKMVEMTFAIGAALTGGFGNAFGKAGQMLGQLQQQSAELQQVSGQIDGFQKMQDAITKNQGAMVEAQNQAKALETQIASSAQRTAMLKSQYGEAQAEVERLNAVLVRNRDAYRAAQLNVQSLERQIRSSKTPTAELQRQYASAQAEARRLGEAVKRSGAEFQQAQGKAKRLKSEMQSSASQTRSLKTEARNLNAEAEKLKGGIDRDTEALSKLQASLSGAGVDTSRLASEQARLTAQSKKLADAQTRLQTSRAALKETREKLSWGNVKGDLMKAAGIGLSLGAPVMQAAEFEHAAARLNAVAFSGGGRNAEEDAKSFKLLQAQARQLGRDTQFTAVQAAQSQENLARAGFAANEIISAMPGLLDMAAAEGMDLATAADIMASSLRGFGLEAEDAGRVSNILAQTSAASNSSITGLGESLKYVAPVAKGLGVSIEETNAMLGIMANAGIKGSQGGTALRAAFTRLSKEPKAVAKALGELGINARDAQGNMREIPELMQALSERMKNMGSADKMKYLSNIFGSEAASGMLAVMEASVDGTLQNLTRLNRESSGQLQAMSKHTGLSIEELRAGMEKADKYARHLGISFGDLTVYTSMLAQSGIKGAQADQKLTQAFSRMKDKPREVQKALKAYGIALTDDQGKMRDFNVILTDLNNAMKDMQPSEQLKQLTKIFGAEGAQAVQALMRGMSDGLYDQYSEVAKSATGVSKEMADKVLATFWGQKELAKSAIADLMITIGDVLLPTVENIVKTFAEWTASLGKLASEHPEATKLIVGTVGAIAALNVGITALKYAWLGIKLPFQTARVAMAFVNARMLTLGQTSIWVTAKTKIMTAATKAWQIVMKAGRGLLNVGKLVLYYGKQIAIAAATKAWTAAQWLWNAAMNANPIGLIIVAIAGLVAAGYYLYKNWDKVKALWGQSWDWLSAKASSVVESVKNVIASIKGWASKYFKLDFSGMFAGLRSAIGSAIDTLTNLLSAVKSLFTLDFSGMWNSLVAAGESLKGIFRGIGEAVMSLFNIDASRIIEGIRNAFGGVTDFISGLGEIIAGIFTFDFSSLSAGFMKFCEGAKNTLLGLGETIAGLFNIDFSGVWDSFMSGFDSACSYISGKFGELTSWVGNGLSSAWNWTKGLFGYGDDTGTQAQAQEQAKLKTQVQDITVLNKMSEGFSQRVAEMTAAWQPFKASLGEGFEQIYSVMQGIADRIRGVTIPAVNELASALSRIATEIASIVQAGGIEVEVSTPTAPTATSYRQSVGTWRGRRRAAGGFINSPEIALIGEAGREAVIPLENKARGIPLWKAAGEEMGLLLGSTTNNDNRTSAMTFSPTYNITVNGGDPRAGQEIREIIEDVMMEFQDRMQRTSFA comes from the coding sequence ATGGCGAACAAGATGGTCGAGATGACCTTTGCGATCGGAGCGGCACTGACCGGCGGATTCGGTAATGCATTCGGTAAGGCCGGGCAAATGCTCGGACAGCTGCAGCAGCAGTCAGCAGAATTGCAGCAGGTATCGGGGCAGATTGACGGCTTCCAGAAGATGCAGGACGCGATCACGAAGAATCAGGGCGCGATGGTTGAGGCACAAAATCAGGCGAAAGCCCTTGAGACACAGATAGCCTCATCAGCGCAGAGGACAGCCATGTTGAAGAGCCAATACGGGGAAGCACAGGCCGAAGTGGAGAGACTGAATGCCGTTCTTGTGCGCAACAGAGACGCATACAGGGCGGCACAGCTTAACGTACAGTCCCTAGAGCGTCAGATTCGCAGCTCCAAGACTCCGACAGCCGAACTTCAGAGACAGTACGCGTCAGCACAAGCGGAAGCCCGCAGGCTGGGTGAGGCCGTCAAGAGGAGCGGTGCAGAGTTTCAGCAGGCACAAGGCAAAGCTAAACGCCTGAAATCTGAGATGCAATCGTCAGCCTCACAGACGAGGAGTCTCAAGACCGAAGCGAGGAATCTCAACGCAGAGGCTGAGAAGCTCAAGGGAGGCATAGACCGGGACACAGAGGCGTTGTCGAAGTTGCAAGCCTCGCTGTCAGGTGCGGGAGTCGACACGAGCCGTTTGGCCTCAGAGCAGGCACGATTGACGGCACAGTCGAAGAAACTTGCAGACGCACAGACACGGCTGCAGACTTCCCGAGCCGCCCTCAAGGAGACGCGTGAAAAACTCTCATGGGGCAACGTCAAGGGAGACTTGATGAAGGCCGCCGGAATAGGCCTGAGTTTGGGAGCACCAGTTATGCAGGCTGCAGAGTTTGAGCACGCCGCCGCTCGGTTGAATGCAGTAGCATTTTCTGGCGGAGGCCGTAACGCTGAGGAGGACGCAAAATCTTTCAAGCTGTTGCAGGCACAAGCCCGGCAGTTAGGGCGTGATACACAGTTTACGGCGGTACAGGCGGCACAATCTCAGGAGAATTTAGCGCGTGCAGGTTTCGCCGCCAACGAGATAATTTCTGCGATGCCCGGCTTGCTTGACATGGCGGCTGCTGAGGGAATGGATTTAGCGACGGCGGCGGACATCATGGCGAGTTCACTGCGAGGGTTCGGGCTTGAGGCAGAGGACGCGGGAAGAGTGAGCAACATTCTTGCGCAGACCAGTGCGGCGAGTAACTCAAGCATCACTGGACTTGGCGAGAGTTTGAAGTACGTTGCGCCAGTGGCAAAAGGTCTAGGAGTCTCGATTGAGGAGACGAACGCAATGCTGGGTATCATGGCGAACGCTGGCATCAAGGGCAGTCAAGGAGGTACGGCGTTGCGTGCGGCGTTTACGCGTTTGAGCAAAGAACCGAAGGCTGTCGCAAAAGCACTCGGTGAATTAGGCATCAATGCACGGGACGCACAAGGAAACATGCGCGAGATACCCGAACTGATGCAAGCCCTGAGTGAACGTATGAAGAACATGGGCAGTGCGGACAAGATGAAGTACCTGAGCAACATATTCGGCTCGGAGGCAGCGTCAGGAATGCTCGCGGTTATGGAAGCCTCCGTTGATGGAACGTTGCAGAACTTGACGCGGCTCAACCGTGAGTCCAGCGGACAGCTCCAAGCCATGAGCAAACACACAGGCCTTAGCATTGAGGAACTGCGCGCCGGAATGGAGAAGGCCGACAAATACGCGCGGCACTTGGGGATTTCGTTCGGCGACTTGACAGTGTACACGTCGATGTTAGCCCAGAGCGGCATCAAGGGAGCGCAGGCCGACCAGAAACTGACACAGGCATTCTCCCGCATGAAGGACAAGCCCCGCGAGGTACAGAAGGCGTTGAAGGCCTACGGAATAGCTCTGACTGACGATCAGGGAAAGATGCGGGACTTCAACGTAATCTTGACCGACCTGAACAACGCGATGAAGGACATGCAGCCTTCGGAGCAGTTGAAGCAGCTGACAAAGATATTCGGAGCAGAGGGAGCGCAAGCAGTTCAAGCCCTGATGAGGGGAATGAGCGACGGCCTGTACGACCAGTATTCAGAGGTAGCGAAGAGTGCGACGGGAGTCAGCAAGGAGATGGCCGATAAGGTGCTAGCGACGTTCTGGGGGCAGAAGGAGCTCGCGAAGTCAGCCATTGCCGACCTAATGATAACCATTGGGGACGTGCTTTTGCCGACGGTCGAAAACATCGTGAAGACGTTTGCGGAGTGGACGGCGAGTCTGGGTAAGCTAGCGTCCGAGCATCCTGAAGCTACGAAGCTGATAGTCGGGACAGTCGGAGCGATAGCCGCCCTTAATGTCGGAATCACAGCCTTGAAGTATGCGTGGCTGGGAATAAAGCTGCCCTTCCAGACGGCGCGTGTTGCTATGGCCTTTGTGAACGCAAGAATGCTGACGCTCGGACAGACTTCAATCTGGGTAACAGCCAAGACAAAGATAATGACGGCGGCAACCAAAGCGTGGCAGATAGTAATGAAGGCCGGGCGAGGTTTGCTGAACGTCGGAAAACTGGTGCTGTACTACGGGAAGCAGATAGCCATAGCTGCAGCAACGAAGGCATGGACAGCCGCCCAATGGTTATGGAACGCGGCCATGAACGCGAATCCCATCGGGCTGATTATAGTAGCCATAGCAGGGCTTGTAGCCGCAGGGTATTACCTGTACAAAAACTGGGATAAAGTCAAAGCATTGTGGGGTCAGAGTTGGGATTGGCTGAGTGCAAAAGCCTCATCCGTCGTAGAGTCAGTGAAGAACGTTATAGCTTCGATAAAAGGCTGGGCATCAAAGTATTTCAAGCTGGATTTCTCCGGCATGTTTGCAGGCCTCAGATCCGCAATAGGGAGCGCAATAGACACACTGACTAACCTGTTGAGCGCGGTAAAAAGCCTGTTCACGCTGGATTTCTCCGGCATGTGGAACAGCCTTGTTGCCGCAGGAGAAAGCCTCAAGGGAATTTTCAGGGGCATCGGTGAAGCTGTGATGAGCCTGTTCAACATCGACGCATCACGTATCATTGAGGGAATAAGAAACGCTTTTGGCGGCGTTACTGACTTCATCTCAGGGCTTGGTGAAATCATCGCGGGTATCTTCACGTTCGATTTCTCTAGCCTCTCTGCGGGCTTCATGAAATTCTGCGAGGGGGCAAAGAATACGCTGCTCGGACTCGGAGAGACCATCGCAGGATTGTTCAACATAGACTTTTCCGGCGTTTGGGACAGTTTCATGTCCGGCTTTGACAGTGCTTGCAGTTACATTTCCGGCAAGTTCGGAGAACTCACAAGCTGGGTAGGCAACGGATTATCGAGCGCGTGGAACTGGACGAAGGGACTATTCGGCTACGGCGATGACACCGGCACACAGGCGCAGGCACAGGAACAAGCCAAGCTCAAGACACAGGTACAGGACATCACCGTCTTAAACAAGATGAGCGAGGGATTCTCTCAGCGCGTTGCCGAGATGACCGCAGCATGGCAGCCGTTCAAGGCCTCACTAGGTGAAGGTTTCGAGCAGATATACAGCGTGATGCAGGGCATAGCCGACAGGATTCGCGGCGTAACAATCCCCGCAGTGAACGAGCTAGCCTCAGCCTTAAGCAGAATCGCGACCGAGATAGCCTCAATCGTGCAGGCCGGAGGAATTGAGGTTGAGGTCAGCACACCCACAGCTCCTACAGCGACGAGCTACCGGCAGAGTGTCGGGACATGGAGAGGCAGGAGGCGTGCGGCAGGAGGTTTCATCAACAGCCCCGAGATCGCGTTAATCGGTGAGGCCGGGCGCGAAGCGGTTATCCCTCTCGAAAACAAAGCACGGGGTATTCCCTTGTGGAAGGCCGCCGGTGAGGAAATGGGCTTGCTGTTAGGGAGCACAACCAACAACGACAACCGCACAAGCGCGATGACTTTCTCGCCGACCTACAACATCACTGTGAACGGCGGCGATCCCAGAGCGGGGCAGGAAATCCGGGAGATAATCGAGGATGTCATGATGGAGTTTCAGGACAGGATGCAGAGGACGAGTTTTGCATGA